CGTCACATGAATGCTAATTTAACTCAAATGAAACAAGGGTGATAAATGAGGTGTTTGCTGTTGGCTGCCTTTCCATTCCTGGTGTTTTAAACTGCAGTGAATGGAAGGTTCTAATGAATTAAAATTGGTGGCGGTTGACAGGGGAACTGGAATTTTGAAGGAAGTTGACAAACTTAAAGCACACATGTCCCTTAAGAATGTTATAACATCTCACAAAGAGGTTTCATCTTGTTTATTTGTGCAGTTAAATCCAGTTTTACCAACTCCAACAATGAATTGGACATTCAACAGCATCTTGCATATCCATGTTATTTGGCATTTAAAGTTAGTGGACACCTGACACTTTTGTATAGTGGGATTAGATCATACAATGCATTCCTTTCATGTAATATTCCCTTGTCTGAGGTACATACACCTAAAGTATAAAAGAATTATAATCATTTGGAAAAAAGTCTAGGCAATTGCATTTTTGCACTGaaacagggaaatgaaaaattCCAAACTTACACCATCCATCTGCAATATGACATACATTACTCAGTTAAAAAAGTTCAATGCATAATATTGCCAACTTTTTTATCCCCAACTTGAGTTGCCAAAGCAACTATTGTATCATTTCATGAATACTTAAGAACCTTTCAATAATTAAATACATGGTGCTTGAAGATGAATTAATGATGCCCTCTGTTGTCATTCAGAGGACAAGACCTCATCCGACATTACAACAGAGATTAGTGCATTAAATTGAGTCAGAAACCATCGAAGGGGGAAATCCAGACCTCCGCAACATGCATCCCAAGACAACAACCTTCCGACAGTTGTGGAATAGAAGGAACTGCATGTTCCTTGTGTTCACTGACACAGCAGTATCATTCTGTCAGTCCACAGCTGGAGCAAACTCTCTCAAACACTTAACGGTTTGTGCATTGTTCAATGTTTTAgtgtcactgaaaacaaaagaaaacaaaaaactccTGAGTGCTGTGTCTCCTGAGTGCATTTTGACACAAATCTGAGGAGCACACCAAATTACCAGTACACCTGTAGCTGAAACATTGAAATAATCTTTGGCTTTTTAACACTGACGCCTGTATGCAGGACAAGCGGAAAGACTATGCAGTTGGCAATTGGGATGGCAAATTCTTGTGGTGACACACAAACTCAATtctataaaatgaaaatacttgCCGTATAAAGGTGGGAGAGGTAAGAATCTATCAAACGTATCTGTAAATATCCCTCAATATGTCAAGTATTTACTACAAATTAAGTTATTCTTAATTCAGTTACAGATTCAAACAGTCTACTGACCATTAGGTGATGAAATTAACGTATGTCAGTGTTTCGGTTTAGATGCTGAACCAGCAGTGGCACAGGTTCTTTGTATTATATTGAATTAGCTGGTTCCACGTTACTAAATTCAACATAAAATATGACTGAGAAGGCAGGCAAATCAAAACATTCCTACACATttaatatgtatgaatatacCTTGTTAGCATAAATGCTTCAATTTGATCAGCAAATGGAAGCATATAACATAACTTTCTTGACAATTTAAAGCACAGATGCTCTAACATGACACTTCCTAACaccaaatataaataaaaacagtccCAGATATCTTAAATTAaccatttgaaaaataacatttttacaagtgTAATGCAAGTCTCCACAGATGGAGCAGCCCAAGGAAAGTGCTCTGAGCAGTATCTTTTGCACTGAGACTTAACACAGCTAGTGTTAAACAGCAAATGTGCTGAAACAGTGAAAGCTGGATTTCACAAAGGCACATCTCAGGTATGGAACAGTGACCTCTATATGACTCATTATGTGCGTTCTGCTACTTGGTTTGACTGCGACAAACTCTCAGTTCTATGCCTTTCCACTCCTTGTAGTGTTTGAGAGTCCAAACTGGCCTTGCAGTATTGCAAATAGGTCCtttcttttccaaaaagaaacttataaaaacaaaacctaaaaTGACTGAATGGTGATAGATGAATCCTGGCCAATGCAGGTCCCTTCttaatataatttaaacagAATATGAGCACAACGTCTTTTCGTTGTTGGTACTTTGGAAAAGGAAGACGCTCAAGAGCACTCCTTCTGTGAATTCCTCAATTAAATCAGAATTATAAGAACTATGAAATTAGCATCAATTAGTACACAGAAtttaaggagaaaaataaattaaaatctaaGTGTtggatatgaatatgaaaatattctaCAACGTGCAAGCCTTCCCAATATGCTGAAGATATATGAACACTGATTGACAGTACAGACAAAAAATGCCTTGATTCCTAATGCAATGGAGCATCACACATTTCTCCCATAATGAGGCttcactgtattaaaaaaataactaaattgGCTGGTTTCATAGCCAAGGCATTCACTGACAGTACAGCAAGGCCTCAATGTGTCAGTCAAACCCCAAACTATATGGTTATATGGTTCAGCAGAGCTTCCTCCTTCCAGTTGACTTCAACATGTGCTGCCCAAACTgtaaaagaaacagcagagaacGACAATCACTTTGGGATGGTTTGAAGTACATGAGGACAATCAACAGAAGCTGGCTATCTTGCAATATATGAGATTATgtgacatttctgcattttaggCAGCTGGAAAGCTCTTACCATGGGAGGGTCTGAGCGAGTCTTTGCCTCGGGAGCGGGGAGACTGAAGTCATTTTCGCTCTGGCTTTCACTGCGGAACCGGTGAGCAAATTTTCGCTTCAAAGCTTCTGCGATGAGAGAGGCTGCGTCCGTGGGGTCAGCGGGCTTAGATTTGGCATGGCCTTCCTCTGGTCGACTAAAATGCATAGATACATAGAGTATATACATAGAGTCCTCAATGCCCACATCACCTTACGCTCAGCTCCTGCTGCTTACTTGCTTCCATGCTAATAATTCAgaagtttttttattataattaacaTCCATCATAATCTAATAATATCACTTCTCATGTGTGCGCTGtacacatttgttcatttaaatattccACAAATAAATGGCTGTTGAGGTCTTCTTTTACACAAACTGACATGGCCCTGTTAGTTCATAAAAACCACATCACAGctgtggatgtgggtgtgggtgtggctgtttTGCGCACCTCTTAACAGAGCGGAGCTTCACTTTGCCCATGTCTTTCAGCACATCCAGCATGCTGGGGAGCTCTGGCTGCTTCGGCCCAGGCTCCACCACGGTCTCCTGGTCTGCCTTCTTCCCACGGCGCTCTTTGATGAGGTCGATGGCTGAGTAGCTCCGCTGAAGGCCTGGAggtggcgggggagggggcgggggtgggggaggtggtggaggggcCAGCCCACCAGGTGGGGCGGGGGCAGCAGGTGGTACAGTGGCTGTGGCTGACAAGTCACAAAATCGTGGTTACAGGCTTGTCCTTTGACCACACATATTTCATAATGATTGGCAGGCACTTATGACACAGAATTCAGGAtctttcaaaacataaaaatgatatgCCATTTCTTAGACAAGTTATAATATATGTCTAACTATTTGGCTGAGCAGGCCAATAATTGCTGTTTTAAAAGCACTTCCTTGAAACCATTAACCACTAAAGgtgaaacaaaaagtaaaacatcatCTAAAGGCAGAAACAAGTTACTGCAGTTATGAAAAGCACTGTATTCCATTGTCACTGTCCTGACCTTTTAGCTCAGAGTACACAACTGTTCTGGAACAAAATATGTCCTGCTGGTGGCAATGCTACCATGACACAAGCTTATCTAACCAACTCTGAGCCAGCTTAGCTGCTTACAATGAGACATTAACAGTACGTGGTGACCAGTGAGCGCTGCTGTCAAAGCATTGCTGTCTCAACTTAATTCCAAATGCAACAGGACTAGACtattaattattattgaaaaacaaagcaaggaaaagcaaagaaaaaaccTCTGAACACACGAAAAATAACCCACCAGCTAGCTGTGCACTCTGCTCCTGGGCCATCACGATCTGCGCGATCTGAGCCCTGAGTTTAGCCAGTTCGCTCTCCAGGGCGCTGATCTTCTGGATGGCCTCATGGTTGGCAAACACGGGGGTCTGGGGCACCAGCTCCTGCTGGTGAACCAGCTCCTCCTGGTGCAGGGTGGGCAAAGACCTCTGTCTCTTCAGAGGTCTGTGGGATTGGTGTGGCTGGGAGCGGAACATCAGCCCGGGCTGTGGCTCTGACCTGTTCACATACAGAGAGCGTGTCAGAGAACAACTGCCTGTCCTGTGGGCAGCAGAACTGAGGGAACCTCAACAGATATGGGGTTCTTCAAGTCACCTCTGCCTTGCAAAGGAgtccccttcctctccatcGATCCAGGCAACATCGGCGAGGGAAGCGATGAACCCATTTCGCTCAACTGATCTGTTGAGACGGTTTTCACCGTCAGCATATGCTTGAAGCTACAGGACACATTTAAAGTAGTGAAGAAGAGCAGTTAGATCTAGACAGAGTCATTATACAGGACATGTACAGCACAATAAAAATTctatatcttaaaaaaaaaaaaatagatatttagaaaatgaataatacataatttGCATAGAGCATGCATGTGAAAGACAAAATTACAGACACAGAGTAAATAATTTGGCTTCATACTGACAATGTGCCAAAGGCCTGTTTTTCCAATACCTGCTTTTGTTGTCTCCACATCTCGGAACCTGTAATTGGCTACACCTGACTATTTCAAGCATGTAAAGGCAATGAGACCTTTGAACCATGGCTTCAGTATTCAGTACAGCTATGCTGTGCTTGCGCTGTCAGTTAATGCTACGAGTATTTAAATGCACACCATTGAGTTTGAAcataaaatgaagtaaaatgacAAAAGGTTTTCATAATCAGAGAAAAAAGATCAATAAGGTTCACTTCTGTGTACAGGCACAAAAAAGTTCTGACACAACAAAACATGCTAAATACAAACCTTATCCATTCTTACAGTAAAACAAGATGCATTTCACATCAACAGATTGACAGCACTGTGCTAAATACAGGAATGGACAAGCACACAGCTGACAATAACAATACCAAAGGATAAAGTTTCAGCAGCCTATAtcagttcatttatttgataATGAAACATAATGTTGAAGACATCATGTATTTTGGCAGTTGTATCTTTCCCACttctattttaatttcagtaagAAAAGCACTGATTTTGTGCTTTCTTAAACTCTGGTGTTACTAGTTAGGTATGAAGGGAATAGCTGCTGAAGAAATTGTCAACACATTGCATTATCTTCAACAGTTAACACAGAGAACTGACCTAGGGCAGGTAAACTGCATTCCTCATGTTAAGGACAGCTGGAAGGGAAaggtctgagagacagagggagaaagagagaaaaggaactGTTGActacaacaataaaaaagaatattaaagGTGGAATGCAGTCCAAAAACATTAGGGGTAAACATCCCTGAACAGCGTGAACATTCAAAACTGCATACAGATAGGTGACCATCtccaaatacatttatataaattagAATTATCAGAATAAAAAATTCCTCAAGACTATGGTTTTAGATAATTTATTTTAGTGAGAGTGCTGAAAGTTTCCATGGAACTAAAAACACTCCTCATCCAAGACTAtaaataagaaattaaaaacGACTGCACCCCACCTTTAAAGGAAAGTTCATTGTACATGAACAGACTAAAGTAGACAGTTTAAGCAGTTTCCCCCACATCTAGTGTAACTAACTAGTGTCATAAGCCTTCACAGATGAGCAGTCCATTCCATTTAAGGTCAGCAGGCAAGAGTGTGGCAAATCTGATGTGCAACTGCACCcaccattttaataataatggaGATCATGCACTCTAGACCTTCAGTGGATGGCCGCATATACAACACACTACAAAACTCTCAGgattttgaaaaagaacagtGAACAAGTAGAATAAGAATTGCgaagagggacagagactgctggcataaaataataatataaaaaaataaggaaaaactgTGCAATCAGCATACCGCTGCGATACGCCACTAACCTAGTGGGTAACgaatggaaaaataacacaacagtCTACGTCATGAAATTACacgtgtgtatgagagagaaacccttgtttgcttatttaaaaaattctgCATCAATAatgaaaccttttttaaaactgaaatgaagttTGGAGTTATAGGGCCACAAATGGGGGAGGAGGTAACAGGTAGCCAACTGGAATTGCCACCTTTTCCTCTGATTTGTCTCAGAGGATGTTTCAAGAGCTCACCCATTTGATCTTATGATGTGACTTTAGGATGAATACTTTACTGGTAGTTTCGGAAAACAGTAGGAATAAACTTTCAACATTGGCTTTGACTGTGGTTAAAGGCACACACCGTACTGTGATAACCAATATTCTAAGGCTTACATGTCCTCTAATACATGAATTTACTTGCCATACCTGAAAGTGGACACGAGGACAAGGCTTCAGAGGAAGGTTTGTAGCAATTCTTCTCACAATACTCCTAGAGGACCCATAAGGCTTCACTGATCCAAagatctggaaaaaaataccattaagtccaaatgtaaaacaacattCTCTCTAGTGAAAACCTGGATTTAAAGTTCACAGCCTGAGTTTGCGAATGTGCCGCCACAGATCTCAGTTTCCAGTGCAAGAGGGACACATGTTGTCCCCGAGATCACTATTCAAGACGGGCACTTAAAACAGCTATCAATCTGAATCAATTTCACCTTCAGGTGCATT
The nucleotide sequence above comes from Megalops cyprinoides isolate fMegCyp1 chromosome 2, fMegCyp1.pri, whole genome shotgun sequence. Encoded proteins:
- the mtfr1 gene encoding mitochondrial fission regulator 1, with amino-acid sequence MTREHAGIEMDLIFGSVKPYGSSRSIVRRIATNLPLKPCPRVHFQLQAYADGENRLNRSVERNGFIASLADVAWIDGEEGDSFARQRSEPQPGLMFRSQPHQSHRPLKRQRSLPTLHQEELVHQQELVPQTPVFANHEAIQKISALESELAKLRAQIAQIVMAQEQSAQLAATATVPPAAPAPPGGLAPPPPPPPPPPPPPPPGLQRSYSAIDLIKERRGKKADQETVVEPGPKQPELPSMLDVLKDMGKVKLRSVKSRPEEGHAKSKPADPTDAASLIAEALKRKFAHRFRSESQSENDFSLPAPEAKTRSDPPMFGQHMLKSTGRRKLC